The following are from one region of the Streptomyces changanensis genome:
- a CDS encoding bifunctional DNA primase/polymerase, protein MGFTIGGTRIREMRSGWTGFTGLAGLTLSGSRRRATRATEWTAVAEYTGLWGWDVVPGARAAAGACSCGDAACPAPGAHPLGFAPEVAAGSSTDTAAEAWSRCPGASMLLPVGRSFDVLDVAEAAGRRALVRLERMGLPLGPVCVTPTGRAQFFVAPGASAELPRLLYRMGWDDAHLDLRCLGPGSWITAPPSDHGGLGPVRWLRAPSLDAGHAAPQARLLLGTLAYICHRSAA, encoded by the coding sequence ATGGGCTTCACGATCGGCGGCACGCGCATCCGCGAAATGCGATCCGGATGGACGGGGTTCACCGGGCTCGCCGGGTTGACGCTGTCGGGCTCGCGCCGTCGCGCGACCCGCGCGACGGAGTGGACGGCGGTGGCGGAGTACACCGGTCTGTGGGGCTGGGACGTGGTGCCGGGGGCACGGGCCGCGGCCGGCGCCTGCTCCTGTGGTGACGCGGCGTGTCCGGCGCCGGGCGCCCATCCGCTGGGCTTCGCGCCCGAGGTGGCGGCGGGTTCGTCGACGGACACGGCGGCCGAGGCGTGGTCGCGGTGCCCGGGGGCGTCGATGCTGCTGCCCGTGGGGCGGTCCTTCGACGTGCTGGACGTCGCCGAGGCGGCGGGGCGGCGGGCGCTGGTGCGGCTGGAGCGGATGGGGCTGCCGCTGGGTCCGGTCTGCGTGACGCCGACCGGCCGCGCGCAGTTCTTCGTGGCGCCGGGGGCGTCGGCCGAGCTGCCGCGGCTGCTGTACCGGATGGGGTGGGACGACGCCCATCTCGACCTGCGGTGCCTGGGGCCGGGCTCCTGGATCACGGCGCCGCCGTCGGATCACGGCGGCCTCGGCCCGGTGCGGTGGCTGCGGGCGCCGTCCCTCGACGCGGGCCACGCGGCCCCCCAGGCGCGGCTGCTGCTCGGCACCCTGGCGTACATCTGCCACCGCTCGGCGGCCTGA